The Salegentibacter mishustinae genome includes a window with the following:
- a CDS encoding cation:proton antiporter, with product MLELASLIILGILAQWVAWKIKTPAILPLILIGLLVGPISTLISEDGTKWVEPIWNGSEGLFPGESLFYFVSLAISIILFEGGLTLRKGEVGNIGPVILKLISVGTIVTFLGAGLAAHYIFDLTWQISFLFSALIIVTGPTVITPILRNIPLKTHVSSILKWEGILIDPIGALISVLMFEFIRVEGGQDFTQTALIEFGKILLFGFTFGFTFAHLLAFLIKKQIIPHYLLNVFTLATVLGVFVMADTFAHESGLLAVVIMGMVMGNKDLPNIKELLYFKESLSVLLISILFILLAANIEVEELLLVFNWNSLILFGIVVLLVRPIGVILSSLGSGLKVKEVAFISWVGPRGIVAAGIASLFGLRLAREGIEGAEYITPLVFMIVLCSVLLNAATARVFARLVGVFIKDSQGILIIGASSISRLIGKYLHDNKRHVVLLDNNSDNVKKARKLGIDAIEGSVYADDLMNNIELNDIGYLMAMTGNSDINKTAISKFKKQFGENGSFRVITADEMNNPEKNPTEGLFSHTDDYIKLTDVSRKYPKIHEITLNSKEHYEGLIEISKTDTDIIPLFVKTTDGDLTIIPSHSSEVEIEEDYQLVYLGKKIQREEKAEEDYDETIDKEEAEQDINEKKEQEQEDS from the coding sequence ATGTTAGAACTGGCAAGTTTGATAATATTGGGGATCCTGGCCCAATGGGTGGCCTGGAAAATTAAAACTCCGGCAATTTTACCGCTTATATTAATAGGGCTTTTAGTTGGTCCTATTTCAACATTAATTAGTGAAGATGGAACCAAATGGGTAGAACCAATTTGGAATGGCTCTGAAGGTTTATTTCCAGGCGAAAGTCTTTTCTACTTCGTGTCGCTAGCCATTTCTATAATTCTTTTTGAAGGTGGTTTAACCCTTAGAAAAGGGGAGGTTGGTAATATAGGTCCTGTAATTTTAAAATTAATAAGTGTTGGTACTATCGTTACTTTTCTGGGAGCCGGTCTAGCAGCGCACTATATTTTTGACCTTACCTGGCAGATTTCCTTTTTATTTTCGGCATTAATTATTGTAACCGGGCCCACGGTTATTACACCTATTCTTCGGAATATTCCTTTAAAGACTCACGTGTCGTCAATTCTTAAATGGGAAGGAATCCTTATAGATCCTATTGGAGCGCTTATTTCAGTTTTAATGTTTGAATTTATTAGGGTAGAAGGCGGCCAGGATTTTACGCAAACCGCACTAATTGAGTTCGGTAAGATCTTACTTTTTGGATTTACCTTCGGCTTTACGTTCGCTCATTTATTAGCATTTTTGATTAAAAAACAAATAATTCCTCATTACTTACTCAATGTTTTCACTCTTGCCACCGTACTTGGTGTTTTTGTGATGGCCGACACATTTGCACACGAAAGTGGACTTTTAGCCGTGGTTATTATGGGAATGGTAATGGGAAATAAAGATCTGCCTAACATTAAAGAATTACTGTATTTTAAAGAGTCGCTTAGTGTTTTATTAATTTCCATCCTGTTTATTTTACTGGCGGCAAATATTGAAGTTGAGGAACTTTTACTGGTATTTAACTGGAATTCACTTATTCTGTTTGGAATAGTGGTTTTACTGGTAAGACCAATTGGGGTAATTTTAAGTTCGCTTGGTTCCGGTTTAAAGGTTAAAGAAGTAGCTTTTATTAGCTGGGTTGGTCCTCGAGGTATTGTTGCTGCGGGTATTGCTTCTCTATTTGGACTTCGGTTGGCCCGGGAAGGTATTGAAGGTGCCGAATATATTACGCCGCTTGTTTTTATGATCGTGCTTTGTTCGGTTTTGCTAAATGCCGCTACTGCCAGGGTTTTTGCCCGACTGGTAGGTGTATTTATTAAAGATTCTCAGGGAATTTTGATCATTGGAGCTTCTTCAATTTCAAGATTAATTGGAAAATACTTACACGATAATAAGCGTCATGTGGTGCTTTTAGATAACAATTCAGATAATGTAAAAAAGGCCCGAAAACTGGGAATTGATGCCATTGAAGGAAGTGTTTATGCAGATGATTTAATGAATAATATTGAACTGAATGATATTGGTTACCTAATGGCGATGACCGGAAATAGCGACATCAACAAAACTGCTATTTCAAAGTTTAAAAAGCAATTTGGTGAAAATGGTTCATTCAGGGTTATTACTGCAGATGAAATGAACAATCCTGAGAAAAACCCAACCGAAGGCTTATTCTCGCATACCGATGATTATATAAAACTTACAGATGTTTCCAGAAAGTATCCTAAAATCCACGAGATTACGCTTAATAGTAAAGAGCATTACGAAGGTCTTATAGAGATTTCAAAAACCGATACTGATATTATTCCTCTTTTTGTAAAAACAACAGATGGCGATCTTACTATTATTCCTTCGCATAGCTCTGAGGTAGAAATTGAAGAAGATTATCAACTCGTTTATTTAGGAAAGAAAATTCAACGAGAAGAAAAAGCCGAAGAAGATTACGATGAAACCATAGATAAAGAGGAAGCAGAACAGGATATAAATGAGAAAAAAGAGCAGGAGCAGGAAGACAGTTAA
- a CDS encoding YebC/PmpR family DNA-binding transcriptional regulator yields the protein MAGHSKWANIKHRKGAQDKKRAKQFTRVIKEISVAVKDGGGPDPESNPGLRNAISNAKGVNMPKDTIERAIKKASGADADNYELVTFEGYGPNGIAFFIECTTDNTNRTVASVRSTLSKNGGNLGTNGSLEFLFDKKGVFTIEREKIEMDLEEFELELIEGGASKIEKEKDFIIIYTEFTDFGLMSSKLEDLEIEVKSSEVQRIPLNTVELPVEDAKKILNLVDKFEDDDDVQNVYHNMEITDELVAEMEHED from the coding sequence ATGGCCGGACATAGTAAATGGGCGAATATAAAACACCGAAAAGGTGCGCAGGATAAAAAACGTGCAAAGCAGTTTACCCGAGTAATCAAAGAAATTAGCGTTGCGGTAAAAGACGGTGGCGGGCCAGATCCAGAATCCAATCCTGGCTTACGTAATGCAATTTCTAATGCTAAGGGTGTAAATATGCCCAAAGACACCATAGAACGTGCTATAAAGAAGGCCAGCGGAGCGGATGCCGATAATTATGAACTGGTAACTTTTGAAGGTTATGGACCCAACGGAATTGCTTTCTTTATTGAATGTACCACCGATAACACAAATAGAACTGTAGCATCAGTTAGATCTACATTATCTAAAAATGGCGGAAATTTAGGTACCAATGGTTCCCTGGAATTTCTTTTTGATAAAAAAGGAGTTTTTACCATAGAAAGAGAAAAGATAGAAATGGATCTCGAAGAGTTTGAATTAGAACTTATTGAAGGTGGAGCCTCAAAAATTGAAAAAGAAAAAGACTTTATAATTATCTATACGGAATTTACTGATTTTGGACTAATGTCTTCAAAATTAGAAGACCTGGAAATTGAAGTTAAATCTTCTGAAGTTCAACGTATTCCATTAAATACCGTAGAATTACCGGTAGAAGATGCCAAAAAAATACTAAACCTGGTAGATAAATTTGAGGACGACGATGATGTTCAGAATGTTTATCACAATATGGAAATCACCGATGAGTTGGTAGCTGAAATGGAGCACGAAGATTAA
- the lepA gene encoding translation elongation factor 4 translates to MKHIRNFCIIAHIDHGKSTLADRLLDFTGSVTDREKQEQLLDSMDLERERGITIKSHAIQMDYEYEGEKYVLNLIDTPGHVDFSYEVSRSIAACEGALLVVDAAQSIQAQTISNLYLALENDLEIIPVLNKVDLPSANPEVVSDDIVDLLGCEYEDIIPASAKTGLGIEEILKAIITRVPAPSGKVDAPLRALIFDSVYNPFRGVETYFRVINGSIKKGQNIKFVATQKTYFADEVGTLRLKQFPRKEIKTGDVGYLITGIKDAREVKVGDTITDAKNPTTEAVAGFEDVKPMVFAGIYPVDTEDYEELRSSMEKLQLNDASLVFLPESSAALGFGFRCGFLGMLHLEIIQERLEREFDMTVITTVPNVSYHAYTNKNPNDLILVNNPSDLPEPSSLNRVEEPFIKATIITKADYVGNVMSLCIEKRGEITNQVYLTPERVELSFDMPLAEIVFDFYDRLKTVSRGYASFDYSPIGMRESKLVKVDVLLNGNIVDALSALLHVDNAYDIGKKMCEKLKELIPRQQFDIPIQAAIGAKIIARETVKALRKDVTAKCYGGDISRKRKLLEKQKKGKKRMRQVGNVEIPQEAFMAVLKLND, encoded by the coding sequence ATGAAACATATAAGAAACTTCTGTATAATCGCCCATATTGACCACGGAAAAAGTACCCTGGCAGACCGTTTACTGGATTTTACGGGTTCGGTAACCGATCGTGAGAAACAGGAACAACTCCTGGATAGTATGGATTTGGAACGTGAACGTGGCATTACCATTAAAAGTCACGCCATACAGATGGATTATGAATATGAAGGTGAAAAGTATGTTTTAAACCTAATTGACACACCGGGACACGTAGATTTTTCTTACGAAGTTTCCCGTTCTATTGCGGCTTGTGAAGGTGCTTTATTGGTAGTGGATGCCGCTCAAAGTATCCAGGCACAAACCATTTCTAACCTTTATTTAGCTCTGGAAAACGACCTTGAGATAATTCCGGTGCTTAACAAGGTAGATTTACCAAGTGCTAATCCAGAAGTTGTAAGCGATGATATCGTAGATCTTTTGGGTTGTGAATATGAAGATATTATTCCTGCAAGTGCAAAAACAGGACTGGGAATAGAAGAAATCCTGAAAGCGATCATAACCCGTGTTCCAGCACCAAGCGGAAAAGTAGATGCTCCTTTAAGAGCGCTTATTTTTGATTCGGTTTACAATCCTTTTAGAGGTGTAGAAACCTATTTTAGAGTTATAAACGGATCGATTAAAAAAGGCCAGAATATTAAATTTGTGGCTACACAAAAAACATATTTCGCCGATGAAGTAGGAACTTTGCGTTTAAAGCAATTCCCGCGTAAGGAAATAAAAACGGGCGATGTAGGTTACCTTATTACAGGAATTAAAGATGCTCGCGAAGTAAAAGTTGGGGATACCATTACTGATGCTAAAAACCCAACTACTGAAGCTGTAGCCGGTTTTGAGGATGTAAAACCTATGGTTTTTGCCGGTATTTATCCAGTAGATACAGAAGATTATGAAGAACTAAGAAGTTCTATGGAGAAACTTCAGCTTAATGATGCCTCTCTGGTATTTTTACCGGAAAGCTCTGCAGCATTAGGTTTTGGTTTCCGTTGTGGATTTTTAGGAATGCTTCACCTGGAAATTATTCAGGAACGATTGGAACGTGAATTTGATATGACGGTAATTACTACCGTACCTAACGTATCTTACCATGCCTACACCAATAAAAATCCAAATGATCTGATTTTGGTTAATAACCCATCAGATTTACCGGAACCTTCTTCGTTAAACCGGGTAGAAGAACCTTTTATTAAAGCTACCATCATTACCAAAGCCGATTATGTTGGGAATGTAATGTCTCTTTGTATAGAAAAAAGAGGTGAAATCACCAACCAGGTATATTTAACTCCAGAAAGGGTTGAGCTAAGTTTTGATATGCCTTTGGCTGAAATTGTTTTCGACTTTTACGACAGATTAAAAACCGTTTCCAGAGGTTATGCATCTTTCGATTATTCACCTATAGGAATGCGCGAGTCTAAACTGGTTAAAGTAGATGTTTTACTTAACGGAAATATTGTAGATGCGCTTTCTGCCCTACTCCACGTAGACAACGCTTACGATATTGGAAAGAAAATGTGTGAAAAGCTGAAGGAATTAATTCCAAGGCAACAATTTGATATTCCAATACAAGCGGCTATTGGTGCCAAAATTATTGCCCGTGAAACCGTAAAAGCGCTAAGAAAAGATGTTACCGCCAAATGTTATGGTGGTGATATTTCGCGTAAAAGAAAACTGCTGGAAAAACAGAAAAAAGGTAAAAAGCGTATGCGCCAGGTAGGAAATGTTGAAATTCCACAGGAAGCATTTATGGCGGTTCTAAAGTTGAATGACTAA
- a CDS encoding sugar MFS transporter gives MAAETATNQNNTSRSIVIIGVLFFIFGFVTWLNSVLIPFLKTASQLNNFESYLVAFASYISYFVMAIPSAWVLKRTGFKNGMSLGLVVMAVGALIFIPAAMSRTYAMFLFGLFVQGTGLALLQSAANPYITILGPIESAAKRISIMGICNKVAGALAPIIFGAILLKNMDAIEARLEGMGAAAKAAELDELASLVITPYIIMAVILVGLSVLIYYSALPEIETDGENETLAAANKSKTSVLQFPNLLLGTLAMFLYVGVEVIAGDTVISYARDGQDIATDVAKYFTTYTLIAMIVGYLIGTVTIPKYISQQKALQISGILGIILGLCAIFTDGYVSVLCISLLGLANALVFPAIWPLALNGLGRFTKIGSSFLIMALAGGAILPLIYGYLADTFDPQSAYWIVIPSYLYIWFFAAKGHKIK, from the coding sequence ATGGCTGCTGAAACCGCAACTAATCAGAACAACACCAGTAGATCTATTGTTATTATAGGCGTGTTATTTTTCATCTTCGGCTTTGTAACCTGGTTAAATTCTGTACTTATTCCATTCTTAAAAACTGCCAGCCAGTTAAATAACTTTGAATCTTATTTAGTAGCCTTTGCTTCTTATATTTCATATTTCGTAATGGCTATCCCTTCTGCCTGGGTACTAAAAAGAACCGGTTTTAAAAACGGTATGTCCCTTGGCCTTGTTGTGATGGCAGTTGGTGCTTTAATTTTTATACCTGCTGCGATGTCCAGAACTTATGCGATGTTCTTATTCGGTTTGTTTGTTCAAGGAACCGGTTTGGCTTTACTACAATCGGCAGCTAATCCTTATATCACTATTCTAGGACCCATTGAAAGTGCGGCAAAACGAATTAGTATAATGGGTATTTGTAATAAGGTAGCCGGTGCTTTAGCTCCTATTATTTTTGGTGCCATTTTGCTGAAAAATATGGATGCGATTGAAGCCAGACTGGAAGGCATGGGGGCTGCCGCAAAGGCAGCCGAGTTAGATGAACTTGCTTCCCTTGTAATTACTCCATACATTATCATGGCTGTTATTTTAGTAGGTCTTTCAGTGCTTATTTATTATTCTGCCTTACCCGAAATTGAAACCGATGGTGAAAATGAGACACTTGCTGCAGCTAATAAAAGTAAAACCAGCGTACTGCAGTTTCCAAATTTACTGCTGGGAACCCTGGCTATGTTTTTATATGTTGGAGTAGAGGTAATTGCAGGAGATACAGTAATTAGTTACGCGCGAGACGGGCAGGATATTGCTACAGATGTTGCCAAATATTTTACCACATATACCCTTATTGCCATGATTGTGGGATATTTAATTGGTACGGTAACTATTCCAAAATATATCAGTCAGCAAAAGGCTTTGCAGATTTCAGGTATTTTAGGAATTATACTGGGTCTTTGTGCAATTTTTACCGATGGTTATGTTTCAGTACTTTGTATATCGCTCTTAGGTTTAGCAAATGCTTTAGTATTTCCTGCGATTTGGCCTTTAGCGCTTAATGGCTTGGGTAGATTTACTAAAATAGGTTCGTCATTTTTAATTATGGCACTGGCCGGTGGAGCTATTTTACCACTTATCTACGGATATTTAGCCGATACTTTCGATCCTCAATCGGCTTACTGGATAGTAATTCCAAGTTATTTGTATATCTGGTTTTTCGCAGCAAAAGGGCACAAGATAAAATAA
- a CDS encoding beta-N-acetylhexosaminidase: protein MSSLSFKLGLVLVFFQLGLSAQEPEVEKPAIIPQPAEIEWKDNFFTLQERTVVCFSSGAGASAAWLQRLLSNTYTQSYEMRGENCNGFNLNINPELEETLGKEGYNLEITASTVSLEAATEAGLFYAIQTLRQMFPAEIENEKISEEIKLPQVSITDTPRFEWRGSMLDIARSFFGTDYIKKHLDRMAFYKLNRLHLHLTDDQGWRIEIKQKPKLTELGSKGAVKGGRSGYLTQEEYKEIQEYAAARNIVIVPEIDMPGHIYSALMAYPELNCEDFSNIEPRMATPPELFHEYKVGWSKLCLDKPEIYDFVATVLGEMAEITTGDYLHIGGDEIEDERYKEFVVKADSIVQGLGKTTVGWEEVTQAAVDSSFISQRWNGKTKSVVKTPVIESICSSFYYDHANVPGQEMTNNWCKEDGVSLKDAYTFKVENPNTIGVEAPVWTEMVLSNEAADDRFWPRTIAMAEVGWTKEKKKDYKNFLERLGDQGLRLDLMDVNYFRSPEVDWNSDPKKGIFSEFMPKSKF from the coding sequence ATGAGTAGTTTAAGTTTCAAGTTAGGTTTAGTTTTAGTGTTTTTTCAGCTGGGTTTATCCGCACAAGAACCCGAAGTTGAAAAACCGGCAATCATACCGCAGCCAGCAGAAATTGAGTGGAAAGACAACTTCTTTACACTACAGGAAAGAACAGTGGTTTGTTTTAGTTCCGGTGCAGGAGCATCGGCTGCCTGGCTGCAGCGATTGCTGAGTAATACTTATACACAAAGCTATGAGATGCGGGGAGAAAATTGTAACGGTTTTAACCTTAATATTAATCCAGAACTGGAAGAAACTCTTGGTAAAGAAGGTTACAATTTAGAGATTACTGCCAGTACCGTCAGTTTAGAAGCAGCAACAGAAGCCGGATTGTTTTATGCTATCCAAACCTTGCGACAAATGTTTCCAGCGGAAATAGAAAATGAAAAAATTTCGGAAGAAATAAAACTTCCCCAGGTGTCTATAACCGATACTCCAAGATTTGAATGGCGTGGGTCCATGCTTGATATTGCCCGTAGTTTCTTTGGAACAGATTATATTAAAAAGCATTTAGACCGAATGGCTTTTTACAAATTAAACAGACTTCACTTACACCTAACCGATGATCAGGGATGGCGTATAGAAATAAAACAAAAACCTAAATTAACCGAATTAGGAAGTAAAGGTGCTGTTAAAGGCGGTAGATCTGGTTATTTAACCCAGGAAGAATATAAAGAAATCCAGGAATATGCAGCGGCGAGAAATATTGTAATTGTTCCTGAAATTGATATGCCGGGACATATCTATTCGGCCTTAATGGCTTACCCAGAATTAAATTGTGAGGATTTCAGCAATATAGAACCTAGAATGGCGACTCCACCAGAATTATTCCACGAATACAAAGTAGGATGGAGTAAACTATGTCTCGATAAACCTGAAATTTATGATTTCGTGGCCACAGTTTTGGGTGAAATGGCTGAAATTACTACCGGAGATTATTTACACATCGGGGGAGATGAGATTGAAGATGAACGCTACAAGGAATTTGTGGTGAAAGCAGATTCTATTGTTCAGGGCCTTGGTAAAACAACTGTAGGCTGGGAAGAAGTTACCCAGGCAGCAGTAGACAGTTCTTTTATTAGTCAGCGTTGGAATGGGAAAACCAAGAGTGTAGTAAAAACGCCCGTAATAGAATCTATTTGTTCTAGTTTTTATTATGATCACGCTAACGTGCCGGGACAGGAAATGACTAATAACTGGTGTAAAGAAGATGGAGTTTCTTTAAAGGACGCATACACATTTAAGGTAGAAAATCCGAATACAATAGGGGTAGAGGCTCCGGTTTGGACCGAGATGGTACTTTCTAACGAAGCTGCAGACGATAGGTTTTGGCCAAGAACAATTGCCATGGCAGAAGTTGGATGGACTAAAGAGAAGAAAAAAGATTATAAGAACTTCCTAGAACGCCTGGGAGATCAAGGCTTAAGACTTGATCTTATGGATGTAAATTATTTTAGAAGCCCAGAAGTAGATTGGAATAGCGACCCTAAAAAAGGGATTTTTTCAGAATTTATGCCTAAATCTAAATTTTAA
- the murQ gene encoding N-acetylmuramic acid 6-phosphate etherase has product MENNNPDTEKTSKYNDLEKMSTSTLLHNINKEDKTVPESVEKELPAIEKLVDAIVPKMESGGRLFYIGAGTSGRLGVLDASECPPTFGVSDELVIGLIAGGDIALRNAVENAEDDTNQAWKDLQKFQVSEKDVVVGIAASGTTPYVIGGIKDARAKGIVTGCVTCSSGSPLAAASEFPIEVVTGPEFVTGSTRMKAGTAQKLVLNMISTSVMIKLGRVKGNKMVDMQLSNKKLVGRGTRMIMEELNVDEAEAARLLETYKSVRNVLAKYES; this is encoded by the coding sequence ATGGAGAATAATAATCCCGATACCGAAAAAACTTCCAAGTATAACGATTTAGAGAAAATGAGTACTTCAACTCTACTTCACAATATAAACAAAGAAGATAAAACAGTTCCAGAAAGTGTTGAAAAAGAACTTCCAGCAATTGAAAAATTGGTGGATGCCATAGTACCTAAAATGGAATCCGGTGGGAGATTATTTTATATTGGAGCTGGAACAAGTGGAAGACTGGGGGTTTTAGATGCTTCTGAGTGTCCTCCTACTTTTGGGGTATCAGATGAATTAGTTATAGGCTTAATTGCCGGTGGTGATATTGCGTTAAGAAATGCAGTTGAAAATGCCGAAGATGACACCAACCAGGCCTGGAAAGATCTTCAAAAATTTCAAGTTTCAGAAAAGGACGTGGTAGTAGGGATTGCTGCATCAGGGACTACTCCATACGTTATTGGCGGAATTAAAGATGCCAGAGCAAAAGGAATAGTTACCGGTTGCGTAACCTGCAGTTCAGGCAGTCCTTTGGCCGCAGCAAGCGAGTTCCCAATAGAAGTAGTTACCGGCCCAGAATTTGTAACCGGGAGTACACGAATGAAAGCAGGTACTGCGCAAAAGCTGGTATTGAATATGATCTCAACCAGTGTAATGATAAAACTAGGCAGGGTAAAAGGCAATAAAATGGTAGATATGCAACTTTCCAATAAAAAATTGGTTGGTCGTGGTACCAGGATGATTATGGAAGAGCTAAATGTAGATGAAGCTGAAGCCGCACGATTGCTTGAAACATACAAAAGTGTAAGAAATGTACTGGCAAAATATGAAAGTTAA
- a CDS encoding DeoR/GlpR family DNA-binding transcription regulator → MKKTERHQIILDEVHLHNRVLLSDLTRTLNVSMDTVRRDLMELDKLKRLKKVHGGAVSNGFNIHSDNTREVYEYENKSIIAKKGVELINHGDVVLISGGSTNLELAKLLPRKMNLTFFTPSLPMAVELLNNASKHDEVHLIGGKLSRGSQLAAGGSAINLLSEITADICFLGTGYMDIAKGVTELDWEVAQMKKAMVKSSKKLVSLTISKKLNTYNRFKVCDTIAVDTLITELEPNSPELQKYRSIGLDLL, encoded by the coding sequence ATGAAAAAAACTGAGCGCCATCAAATTATTCTTGACGAAGTACATCTACATAACAGGGTGTTACTAAGTGACTTAACCCGAACTCTTAACGTATCTATGGATACTGTGCGAAGGGATCTCATGGAATTGGATAAATTAAAACGCCTTAAAAAAGTTCACGGGGGAGCGGTTTCAAATGGATTTAATATTCATTCCGATAATACCCGGGAGGTATATGAATATGAAAACAAATCTATTATTGCAAAAAAAGGAGTAGAACTTATAAACCATGGCGATGTGGTGCTAATTAGCGGAGGTTCTACTAATTTAGAGCTTGCAAAATTACTTCCCAGAAAAATGAATTTAACCTTCTTTACTCCCAGCCTCCCAATGGCTGTAGAATTGTTAAACAACGCTTCTAAACATGATGAGGTACATCTTATAGGGGGGAAATTATCAAGAGGATCGCAACTTGCCGCAGGTGGAAGCGCTATTAATCTTTTATCTGAAATCACGGCCGATATCTGCTTTTTAGGTACGGGCTATATGGATATTGCAAAAGGTGTTACTGAATTAGATTGGGAGGTTGCGCAAATGAAGAAAGCCATGGTTAAATCTTCCAAAAAATTGGTTTCACTTACCATTTCTAAAAAGCTCAACACCTATAATCGTTTTAAAGTTTGTGACACAATTGCTGTAGATACCCTTATTACGGAGTTAGAACCTAACTCACCGGAACTACAAAAATATAGAAGTATAGGCCTGGACTTATTATAG